A single region of the Mugil cephalus isolate CIBA_MC_2020 chromosome 4, CIBA_Mcephalus_1.1, whole genome shotgun sequence genome encodes:
- the LOC125006421 gene encoding uncharacterized protein LOC125006421, which translates to MFLPGWPSWCVLLTLCMSACDLEASEVTCSQVLSECTVADVILPGQEENNVKVQSLKSEFHFCRDRPCTFCLEVNAELDIQPDEDKEEEDHSGSDDEDYSNPNASVTVCYQTPSAIPTCKKVEFTVNHTALTHQNQAKISMVITKPYGFPFGSEIQVYPYPQLDLIQKVVAPSPAEVCSRKLKKCIPQCQVPTVRTVIDETMNQVELQFEASNKSLPTVCVQYEANGRCQGWNKLTIPLYSVTPCTCLQVWHEDGGRSTRSQHCPFKNTSLLQNNIWKNVSVSVRQDLMNNDGTKLSWNLTAPCRLEGEVWLWDDEISCKDKLTCRQQLENGPWKQNRRGLWRKKGVFENITPKLSPCVMVQVKGMEHKLGPFCVDGPGRWRWSLLVVGVMLVVCLTVIIFYFLRDFVKKWAWSWHHGGFVKVGRKGHVVLLSPPDADALVSQSVCQLGSLLCSQGFSVCVDQWSRKEQCNLGPLPWLHSHLLKINSMGGRVVLVLTHKALARIEEWSHCNKDVVTTNEGDRPRPQIWSPYSDLFTASLFHIYAEKQKGKSGERFLLVEFDSQPTKTQSGGRRLPELVRGLSLFRLPSQTESLFTELTVTESENGSGRRTWKEWTWGNPQCMRV; encoded by the exons ATGTTTCTCCCCGGATGGCCCAGCTGGTGCGTTTTACTGACTCTGTGCATGTCCGCTTGTGATTTGGAGGCATCTGAAGTCACTTGCTCGCAG GTTCTGTCTGAATGCACCGTGGCAGATGTGATTCTACCCGGGCAGGAAGAGAACAATGTGAAGGTTCAGAGTCTTAAGTCAGAGTTCCACTTCTGCAGAGATAGACCATGTACATTTTGTCTGGAGGTGAATGCAGAGCTCGACATTCAACCAGATGAagacaaggaggaagaggatcaCTCTGGGTCTGATGACGAGGATTACAGCAATCCAAATg CGTCGGTGAcggtgtgttaccagactccaTCTGCCATACCCACATGCAAGAAGGTGGAGTTCACAGTTAATCACACAGCTCTTACTCATCAAAACCAGGCAAAG ATCTCCATGGTGATTACCAAGCCTTATGGTTTTCCCTTTGGCAGTGAAATACAGGTTTATCCCTATCCACAATTAGACCTAATACAAAAAGTTGTtgctccttctccagctgaag TGTGCTCCCGGAAGCTGAAAAAATGCATACCACAGTGTCAAG TGCCCACAGTCAGGACTGTGATAGACGAAACAATGAACCAGGTTGAGCTGCAGTTTGAGGCCAGCAACAAATCCCTCCCCACTGTTTGTGTCCAGTATGAGGCCAATGGACGCTGTCAG GGCTGGAACAAGTTGACCATCCCACTGTATTCAGTGACCCCTTGCACATGTCTACAG GTGTGGCATGAAGACGGCGGAAGGTCTACACGCTCTCAACACTGCCCcttcaaaaacacaa GTCTTCTGCAAAACAACATATggaaaaatgtgtcagtgtctgtgcGCCAAGATTTAATGAACAACGATGGCACAAAGCTGTCATGGAACCTGACTGCCCCCTGCAGGCTGGAGGGTGAAGTTTGGCTCTGGGACGATGAGATCAGCTGCAAGGATAAACTTACTTGTAGACAGCAGCTGGAAAATGGACcatggaaacaaaacagacgGGGACTCTGG aggaaaaaaggggTGTTTGAAAACATCACTCCAAAGCTCTCACCATGTGTGATG GTGCAAGTAAAGGGAATGGAGCATAAGCTGGGTCCATTCTGCGTTGATGGAC CTGGCAGGTGGCGCTGGAGTCTCCTAGTTGTCGGTGTCATGCTGGTGGTCTGCTTGACtgtgattatattttatttccttcGAGACTTTGTCAAGA AATGGGCTTGGAGCTGGCACCACGGAGGATTTGTGAAAG TTGGCAGAAAGGGTCACGTGGTGTTGCTGAGCCCCCCAGATGCGGATGCTCTTGTTTCACAGTCAGTATGTCAGCTCGGGTCGCTCCTCTGCAGCCAGGGCTTCAGTGTGTGCGTCGACCAGTGGAGCAGGAAGGAGCAGTGCAATTTGGGGCCTCTGCCGTGGCTGCACTCGCATctgctgaaaataaacagcatGGGTGGCCGGGTTGTGCTCGTTTTGACGCACAAAGCGCTGGCAAGAATAGAGGAATGGTCGCACTGCAACAAAGACGTTGTCACGACGAATGAGGGAGACAGGCCTCGACCACAGATCTGGTCCCCTTACTCTGATTTGTTCACAGCCTCCCTGTTTCACATTTAcgcagagaagcagaagggcAAATCTGGTGAGCGTTTTCTCCTGGTGGAATTCGATTCCCAACCAACAAAGACTCAGAGCGGTGGCAGGCGTCTACCAGAGCTGGTTCGGGGGCTGTCTCTTTTCCGGCTTCCCTCTCAGACTGAATCTCTCTTCACTGAACTGACTGTCACAGAGTCAGAGAATGGTTCAGGGAGAAGGACATGGAAAGAGTGGACATGGGGGAACCCCCAATGCATGAGAGTATAG
- the LOC125006422 gene encoding protein disulfide isomerase CRELD1: MEQSSGLMGVKRLHRRLLQAAWLWGLLTVQVHSCPDSCSKCSGPENDKCQECKAGWTLHNNTCVDIDECGTELGNCFVNSYCFNTEGSYECRGCDVACVGCMGSGPARCRKCASGYRLTGSKCLDIDECSDRVLACQGLDEICTNTEGSFRCDCAEGFIRKNSVCIRKQLPSVEEKGLFDDIQDEEVEVLQQMFFVVVLCALATLAAKGDLVYTSVFMGALAAMAGYWLSDRGDRLLDSFLKGR; the protein is encoded by the exons ATGGAACAATCATCTGGGTTGATGGGCGTGAAGAGGCTTCACAGACGCCTGCTGCAGGCCGCCTGGCTGTGGGGTCTGTTGACTGTCCAGGTTCACAGCTGTCCTGATAGCTGCAGCAAGTGTTCAGGGCCAGAAAACGACAAGTGTCAGGAATGCAAAGCTGGGTGGACACTCCATAATAACACCTGTGTAG aCATTGACGAATGTGGCACTGAGCTGGGGAACTGTTTTGTCAACAGTTACTGCTTTAATACAGAAGGATCCTATGAGTGCAGAG GTTGTGATGTGGCCTGTGTGGGCTGTATGGGCAGTGGACCCGCTCGCTGCAGGAAATGTGCTTCCGGCTACAGACTGACGGGGTCCAAATGTTTGG ATATAGATGAATGTAGCGACCGGGTACTTGCCTGTCAGGGTCTGGATGAGATTTGTACCAACACAGAAGGCTCTTTTCGCTGTGACTGTGCTGAAGGGTTCATTCGCAAGAACAGTGTTTGTATAAGGAAGCAGCTGCCTA GCGTTGAGGAGAAGGGTCTGTTTGATGATATccaggatgaggaggtggaggtgctgcagcagatgttttttgTCGTCGTGCTTTGTGCTCTGGCCACACTGGCAGCCAAGGGAGATTTGGTCTACACGTCTGTATTCATGGGAGCCCTGGCGGCCATGGCGGGCTACTGGCTTTCTGATAGAGGAGACCGTTTGCTAGACAGCTTCCTCAAGGGACGTTAA